A DNA window from Paenibacillus sp. HWE-109 contains the following coding sequences:
- a CDS encoding FAD-dependent oxidoreductase encodes MNEKFNAIVVGGGPAGAAAALTMARAGLSVVLLERGEFPGAKNIFGGVLYRKQIEELVPEFWKEKNFPMERYIVEQRIWMMGKESMVTFGHRNEAYKEPYNCFTGLRVKFDQWFAEKAVAAGAIPIYETVALDVIREGNRVVGVRTDREDGDLYADVVVIADGVNSLLGKAMGIHKEWMPDEVSLAVKEVIALPREKIEDRFGLEGDEGVTIEFMGETSLGMAGMGFLYTNKDTISLGVGVMVNHLRDKKVKPYAVLDAVKQHPMIRKLIQGGETKEYSGHLIPEGGFHSIPPLSGEGWCVCGDAAQLINFVHREGTNLAMTSGRLAGEAIVEAKERGDFSAVSLHAYDEKIKASFVHKDLQKYKGMHQFLKQQDPELLFDKLPRALNEAAYNMFLVDGITKADKQKMAMKLIKNAAGGTVNLMKLGYKGWRAMNG; translated from the coding sequence ATGAATGAGAAATTCAATGCCATCGTTGTTGGCGGAGGACCGGCAGGGGCAGCAGCAGCATTAACGATGGCGCGAGCGGGCTTATCTGTTGTGCTTTTGGAAAGAGGGGAGTTCCCAGGAGCCAAAAATATTTTTGGCGGCGTCCTCTATCGCAAGCAAATTGAAGAGCTCGTTCCCGAGTTTTGGAAAGAAAAGAATTTTCCGATGGAACGATATATTGTGGAGCAGCGAATCTGGATGATGGGCAAAGAATCCATGGTCACGTTTGGACACCGCAATGAGGCTTATAAGGAACCCTATAACTGCTTTACTGGTTTGCGGGTGAAGTTTGATCAATGGTTTGCCGAGAAAGCTGTTGCAGCTGGAGCCATTCCTATTTATGAAACTGTTGCGCTTGATGTGATTCGGGAAGGAAACAGGGTTGTAGGTGTTCGAACGGACCGGGAAGACGGTGATCTCTACGCCGATGTTGTTGTTATAGCGGATGGCGTCAACTCCTTGCTGGGCAAGGCGATGGGCATTCATAAGGAGTGGATGCCGGATGAGGTATCCTTGGCCGTGAAAGAAGTGATAGCCTTGCCGCGCGAGAAAATCGAGGATCGTTTTGGTCTTGAAGGCGATGAAGGCGTTACGATTGAATTCATGGGCGAAACTTCGCTCGGGATGGCGGGCATGGGGTTTTTGTATACGAATAAGGACACGATTTCCTTAGGCGTCGGTGTAATGGTGAATCATCTACGCGATAAAAAAGTAAAGCCGTACGCTGTGTTGGATGCGGTGAAACAGCACCCGATGATTCGTAAATTAATTCAAGGAGGTGAAACGAAGGAATACTCTGGGCATTTGATTCCCGAAGGAGGCTTTCACTCGATCCCGCCGTTATCCGGCGAAGGTTGGTGCGTCTGTGGCGATGCCGCCCAATTGATTAATTTTGTCCATCGGGAAGGGACGAATTTAGCGATGACCTCAGGTCGTTTAGCCGGCGAGGCGATTGTGGAAGCCAAGGAGCGGGGAGATTTCTCAGCAGTCTCTCTGCATGCTTATGATGAGAAAATTAAGGCTTCCTTTGTGCATAAAGATTTGCAGAAATATAAAGGCATGCACCAATTCCTCAAGCAGCAGGACCCTGAACTGTTATTTGATAAATTGCCAAGAGCATTGAATGAGGCGGCCTACAACATGTTCCTTGTGGATGGAATTACCAAAGCGGATAAGCAGAAAATGGCCATGAAGCTGATTAAAAATGCGGCAGGCGGCACGGTTAATTTAATGAAACTCGGCTACAAAGGATGGAGGGCGATGAACGGATGA
- a CDS encoding DinB family protein — translation MLKRPNHEEYSPYFEGYISQVPEGDYQAFLQSQLDEIVAIYAQMTDEQALLRYAPGKWSLKELLGHITDTERVMSYRMLRIARGDTTNLPGFDQDVFIANAAFDDIAVADLLRDFQAVRQATFTLLTTIQEAAWPRLGVSNSSAMSARALAYIVAGHAQHHLNVIQARYI, via the coding sequence ATGCTGAAGAGACCTAATCATGAAGAATACTCGCCTTATTTCGAAGGCTACATTAGTCAAGTTCCTGAAGGTGATTATCAAGCCTTTTTACAAAGTCAACTTGATGAGATCGTAGCGATATATGCCCAAATGACAGACGAACAAGCGCTGCTGCGGTATGCGCCGGGCAAGTGGAGTTTGAAGGAACTCTTAGGTCACATCACGGATACAGAGCGCGTAATGAGCTACAGGATGCTGCGTATTGCTCGTGGTGATACGACGAATCTCCCTGGATTTGATCAAGATGTATTTATCGCGAATGCCGCCTTCGATGACATTGCTGTCGCAGATCTTTTGCGTGATTTCCAAGCTGTGCGGCAAGCGACGTTCACATTGTTAACAACGATTCAAGAAGCCGCTTGGCCGCGTCTTGGCGTTTCGAACAGCTCGGCGATGTCAGCGCGTGCCCTAGCATATATTGTAGCCGGTCATGCGCAGCATCATCTTAACGTCATCCAAGCGCGTTATATCTAA
- a CDS encoding ferredoxin family protein, which yields MSPCDISDKLFTIRYKCDDKSHLVIKDTQTCLNCTTKDCNYFCPSDVYEWEKILKITTVAYENCIECGTCRIACPSYNIDWVYPKGGYGMTYKFG from the coding sequence ATGAGCCCATGCGACATTTCAGATAAATTGTTTACCATTCGTTACAAATGCGACGATAAGTCGCACCTCGTCATTAAAGATACACAGACTTGCTTGAATTGTACCACCAAGGACTGTAATTATTTTTGTCCGTCGGATGTGTATGAATGGGAAAAGATACTCAAAATCACGACAGTGGCCTACGAAAACTGCATCGAATGCGGAACGTGCCGAATAGCCTGTCCATCCTACAACATTGATTGGGTTTATCCCAAGGGCGGATATGGCATGACGTACAAATTCGGTTGA
- a CDS encoding alpha-galactosidase, with product MQISFEPTQGIFHLQNKQMSYVIQLIHQAYPAHVYWGRPIRPGQLGTIIQYKERCSFHPNPIVEDRKITFDTLPQEYPAYGTSDYREPAYQVALPNGSTITELVYENHRIIPGKPALEGLPATYVESDDEAQTLELELVDKLIGLRVFLSYTIFKDHAAITRSVRFVNEGSASLKLLRAYSASVDFEHGDFDLLQLSGAWVRERDIVRRPLAPGTLTVESRRGSSSHQHNPFVALLSKDAGEDHGDVYGFSLVYSGNFAAHAEVGPYGTARVSMGINSFDFSWLLESGQQFQTPEAVMVYSSEGLGNMSRSYHKLYRTRLSRGEFRDRVRPVLVNNWEATYFQFNADKIESIAKAGKELGIELFVLDDGWFGKRDSDNSSLGDWVVDKTKLPNGLEDLVARVNDLGLEFGLWFEPEMVSPDSDLYRKHPDWCLHVPDRRRTEGRQQLILDFSRADVCEEITAMIRRILQSAPITYIKWDMNRNMTEIGSAALPPERQRETAHRYMLGLYGVLEKLTTEFPHILFESCSGGGGRFDPGMLHYMPQTWTSDNSDAISRLKIQYGTSIVYPISSMGAHVSAVPNHQVHRNTSLEMRGDVAMSGNFGYELDLTVFTDEEKEIVKKQIADYKQLRPLVQFGDMYRLLSPFEGNETAWMIVSEDKSQAMVAYFRVLAEANAATKTLRLKGLNPEFDYQIAGIPGEYPGDHLLYAGLPVAGLHGDFQSKIWLLERKQ from the coding sequence ATGCAAATTTCATTTGAACCTACACAAGGGATCTTTCATTTACAGAACAAACAGATGAGTTATGTGATTCAACTCATTCATCAGGCTTATCCAGCACATGTTTACTGGGGACGCCCTATAAGACCTGGCCAACTAGGCACAATCATTCAATATAAAGAAAGATGTTCCTTTCATCCGAATCCGATTGTGGAAGATCGCAAAATTACATTTGACACGCTTCCCCAGGAATATCCTGCTTATGGAACAAGCGACTATCGTGAACCAGCTTACCAGGTCGCACTGCCGAATGGATCTACGATTACTGAACTCGTCTATGAGAATCATCGAATTATTCCGGGCAAACCTGCTCTCGAAGGTCTTCCAGCTACTTATGTTGAGAGTGACGACGAAGCTCAAACACTTGAACTTGAATTAGTGGACAAGCTGATTGGACTTAGAGTGTTTCTTTCTTATACGATTTTCAAAGATCATGCAGCTATTACGCGATCCGTTCGTTTTGTCAACGAAGGTTCAGCTTCGCTCAAGTTGCTTCGCGCATACAGTGCAAGCGTTGACTTTGAGCATGGCGACTTCGATCTGCTGCAGCTTTCGGGCGCATGGGTCAGAGAGCGCGATATCGTTAGACGACCGCTGGCTCCGGGTACATTAACGGTGGAAAGCCGCCGCGGCTCCAGCAGTCATCAGCATAATCCTTTTGTGGCGCTGCTATCCAAAGATGCCGGTGAGGATCATGGTGATGTGTATGGGTTCAGCCTTGTATACAGCGGCAATTTCGCTGCGCATGCGGAAGTTGGACCCTATGGAACGGCCCGCGTCTCCATGGGGATCAATTCCTTCGATTTCAGTTGGCTGCTGGAGTCGGGCCAACAGTTTCAAACACCAGAAGCTGTCATGGTTTACTCCAGCGAGGGGCTCGGCAACATGTCGAGATCCTATCACAAGCTTTATCGGACTCGACTCAGCCGTGGAGAATTCCGCGACCGTGTAAGACCCGTACTTGTGAACAACTGGGAAGCTACTTATTTCCAATTTAATGCGGACAAAATTGAAAGTATCGCCAAAGCAGGCAAAGAGCTGGGCATCGAGTTATTCGTACTAGATGACGGTTGGTTTGGCAAGCGCGACAGCGACAACAGTTCATTGGGGGATTGGGTTGTCGATAAAACCAAGCTGCCGAACGGGTTGGAAGATCTCGTAGCAAGAGTTAATGATCTTGGGCTCGAGTTTGGACTTTGGTTTGAGCCTGAAATGGTTTCACCAGACAGCGACTTGTACCGGAAACACCCGGATTGGTGTCTGCATGTGCCAGACCGCCGCCGCACGGAGGGGCGTCAGCAGTTGATTTTGGATTTCTCCCGCGCAGACGTGTGTGAAGAAATTACAGCGATGATTCGCAGAATTCTCCAAAGTGCTCCGATCACTTATATCAAATGGGATATGAACCGGAACATGACTGAGATTGGTTCCGCAGCGCTTCCTCCGGAAAGACAACGCGAAACGGCTCATCGGTACATGTTGGGGTTGTATGGCGTATTAGAGAAATTAACAACGGAATTTCCACATATTTTATTCGAAAGTTGTTCTGGCGGTGGCGGACGCTTTGATCCAGGAATGCTGCATTACATGCCGCAAACGTGGACAAGCGATAATTCCGATGCGATTTCTCGCTTGAAAATTCAGTATGGAACAAGCATCGTTTACCCAATTAGTTCCATGGGAGCACACGTTTCCGCAGTGCCGAACCATCAAGTACACCGGAATACATCCTTGGAAATGCGCGGCGATGTGGCTATGTCAGGAAACTTCGGCTATGAACTTGATCTCACGGTGTTCACCGACGAGGAGAAAGAAATCGTCAAAAAGCAAATTGCCGATTATAAGCAGCTTCGTCCGTTGGTTCAGTTTGGCGATATGTACCGTCTGCTTAGCCCCTTCGAAGGCAATGAAACGGCTTGGATGATTGTGTCCGAAGATAAATCCCAAGCGATGGTGGCTTATTTCCGTGTTCTGGCGGAAGCGAACGCTGCGACCAAAACGCTGCGCCTCAAAGGGCTGAACCCAGAGTTCGACTACCAGATCGCAGGCATTCCAGGCGAATATCCTGGTGATCATTTGCTGTATGCTGGTCTTCCGGTTGCTGGTCTTCACGGAGACTTCCAAAGTAAAATTTGGCTGCTTGAGCGTAAGCAGTAA
- a CDS encoding electron transfer flavoprotein subunit alpha/FixB family protein: MANEQSQEQADTGMPDWSAYRGVLIVVEQRDGAAKKVSWQLLGEGKKLAAKLEAPLMALVLGDDVAHLAEEAVHYGADRVFLCEAPELRTYRTRPYSRVCLKLIEEAKPEIVLFGATATGRDLAGAIATHLPTGLTADTTQLDVEPPPSRLLLASRPAFSEKMMATILCKQYRPQMATARAGVFQALPKDAAREGEIVRIEATMREEEIAAQVLDFLRETGKLNLEESEIIVAGGRGLGGPDAFGLLADLADALGGVVGASRAAVDAGWIGHEHQVGQTGATVRPKLYFAIGISGAVQHTVGMSHADVVVAINKDEKAPIFQFAHYGIVGDLFKIVPAIAEEIRQRRTLFGIKVGSAENSLSADALERSEAK, encoded by the coding sequence ATGGCTAATGAACAATCACAGGAGCAAGCCGATACAGGGATGCCCGATTGGTCCGCATATCGGGGCGTTCTGATCGTTGTGGAGCAGCGAGATGGAGCTGCTAAGAAAGTATCCTGGCAGCTCTTAGGCGAAGGCAAGAAGCTGGCAGCGAAGCTGGAGGCGCCGCTCATGGCGCTCGTCCTCGGCGATGATGTCGCACATCTCGCCGAGGAAGCCGTGCATTACGGCGCTGACCGGGTGTTCCTCTGCGAAGCGCCGGAGCTTCGCACCTACAGAACCCGGCCGTATAGCCGGGTCTGCCTGAAGCTGATCGAGGAAGCGAAGCCCGAGATCGTGCTGTTCGGCGCGACAGCAACGGGGCGCGACCTGGCAGGCGCCATTGCGACGCACCTGCCGACGGGATTGACGGCCGACACGACGCAGCTCGACGTGGAGCCGCCGCCGTCAAGGCTGCTGCTGGCCAGCCGGCCGGCTTTCTCCGAGAAGATGATGGCCACCATCCTCTGCAAACAATACCGACCGCAGATGGCGACAGCCCGCGCCGGCGTCTTTCAAGCGCTGCCGAAGGATGCCGCGCGGGAGGGCGAAATCGTGCGCATCGAGGCGACGATGCGCGAGGAAGAGATCGCCGCGCAGGTCCTCGACTTCCTGCGCGAAACCGGCAAGCTCAATCTCGAGGAGTCCGAGATTATCGTCGCAGGCGGCCGCGGACTTGGCGGTCCCGATGCATTCGGGCTGCTCGCTGACCTGGCGGACGCGCTCGGCGGCGTCGTAGGCGCCTCGCGTGCCGCTGTTGACGCAGGTTGGATCGGGCATGAACACCAGGTCGGTCAGACTGGTGCAACGGTGAGGCCAAAGCTATATTTTGCCATCGGGATTTCAGGAGCCGTGCAGCATACCGTTGGCATGAGCCATGCGGATGTGGTCGTCGCCATAAATAAAGATGAAAAAGCGCCTATTTTTCAATTTGCGCACTATGGCATTGTCGGCGACCTCTTCAAAATCGTACCGGCGATTGCCGAAGAGATTCGGCAGCGACGCACCTTATTTGGCATCAAGGTTGGTAGCGCCGAGAACTCATTGTCAGCCGATGCGTTGGAGAGGAGTGAAGCCAAATGA
- a CDS encoding electron transfer flavoprotein subunit beta/FixA family protein, whose product MLHIVVCIKQVPDSREIRIDPKNNTLIRQGVPSIVNFYDMHGLEEALRIKDEHGARITVVTMGPPPAEKGLKECISLGADEAVLVTDRGFAGADTLATSYVVARTIQKIAETWGQVDIVFCGKQTLDGDTGQVGPGVACRLDLEQLTYVNKVVNVDEENRKVRVHRLLEDGVEVVETSMPVLITALKELNKVRRASLPGMVRAARYKPTVWTTADFPDLEKAKIGLKGSPTIVSKTWVPEIKSVKTQMIAYDSPEAAAAQLADQLWSKEIQTLLDWT is encoded by the coding sequence ATGCTGCATATCGTTGTGTGTATTAAGCAGGTACCTGACTCCAGAGAAATTCGGATTGATCCTAAGAACAATACATTGATCAGGCAGGGTGTTCCGAGTATTGTCAATTTTTATGATATGCATGGTCTCGAAGAAGCACTTCGCATTAAGGATGAACACGGCGCACGGATCACGGTGGTAACGATGGGGCCGCCGCCTGCGGAGAAGGGCTTGAAAGAATGTATTTCGCTCGGCGCAGACGAAGCTGTCTTAGTCACGGATCGGGGCTTTGCCGGAGCGGATACGCTGGCTACTTCCTATGTGGTTGCCCGAACGATTCAGAAGATTGCCGAGACTTGGGGGCAAGTGGATATTGTGTTTTGCGGAAAACAGACGTTGGATGGCGATACGGGTCAAGTTGGACCTGGTGTAGCCTGTCGATTGGACTTGGAACAGCTGACTTATGTTAACAAAGTTGTCAATGTGGATGAAGAGAATCGGAAAGTTCGCGTTCATCGTCTTCTGGAAGATGGGGTAGAAGTCGTTGAGACAAGCATGCCTGTTCTGATCACAGCGCTCAAGGAGTTGAATAAAGTGAGGCGCGCTTCGCTGCCGGGAATGGTGCGAGCGGCGCGGTATAAGCCAACGGTTTGGACGACGGCTGATTTCCCTGACTTGGAAAAGGCCAAAATTGGACTCAAAGGCTCTCCGACGATCGTTTCGAAAACATGGGTACCCGAAATCAAATCTGTAAAAACGCAAATGATTGCCTATGATTCGCCTGAAGCGGCTGCCGCACAATTAGCTGATCAGCTCTGGTCGAAGGAGATACAGACTTTGTTGGATTGGACTTAA